Within the Candidatus Rokuibacteriota bacterium genome, the region CGGTGTTGTGCCAGCAGGCGGCCGAACGCCTGGCCGGGCGGGGCGGGGGCACGGTCTGCGCCTTCAGCTCGGTCGCCGGCGACCGCGCGCGGCGGAGCAACTACCTCTACGGCGCGTCCAAGGCGGGGCTGTCCGCCTTTCTCGAGGGGCTCCACCTGGCGTATGCCGACCGCGGCGTGCGCGTCGTCTGCGTGCGGCCGGGCTTTGTCAAGACGGCGATGACGGCAGGGCTGCCCGTGCCGCCCTTCGCGGGCGAGCCTGACGCCGTGGCGCGCGTCGTGCTGCGCGCGATCGATCGCGGGACGCCCGTCGTCTACGCCCCGCCGATCTGGCGCTGGGTGATGCTCGCCATCCGTCTCCTCCCCCGCGCCGTGATGCGCCGCGTGCGATTCTAGAGGTGAGTGACACGGTGGCGATGACGCGCAGCCGGCCCCCACAGCGGGGACAGGTGAGGACGTCGAGGGCGAACACGCGGGGTATCAACCGAAACGCTCGTGCCTTAGCCCGGATTATGCGTGAACACATGCGCCACCCTCACCCCGACCCTCTCCCTCTCCGAGGGAGAGGGAGGCGTTTTGGTTCCCTCGCCCCCGGAGAGGGCAGGGTGAGGGGGCGGCGAGAACGTGGACAGGGCGTTCGTGAATAACGCAGGTTAGCCGGCCGCCTTCTCGATCTTGCCCCAGGTGTCGCGTAGCCCCACCGTGCGGTTGAACACGGGGCGGCCCGGTGCCGCGTGGCGCGTGTCCACGCAGAAGTAGCCGATGCGCTCGAACTGAACGAGCGCGCCCGGCGTCGCCGCGGCCAGCGCCGGCTCCACGCGGGCCCCCGGAAGAATGCTCAGCGACTGTGGGTTCAGCGCCGTCCTGAAATCGTCCGCGTCATCCGGTTTGGCCTGCGCGAAGAGCGTGTCGTAGAGCCGGACTTCGGCTTCGGCGGCATGAGCCGCCGACACCCAGTGTATCGTGCCCTTGACGCTTCGCCCCTTGCTGTCCCCGCCGAGGGTGGCGGGATCGTACCGGCAGCGCACCTCGATGATCTCGCCGGCGGCGTTCTTCTTGAAGTCGGTGCACTGGACGATATAGGCGTAGCGGAGGCGGACCTCGGCGCCGAGCGCCAGCCGGAAGTACTTCTTGGGGGCATCCTCCCGGAAATCGTCCTGCTCGATCCAGAGCTCGCGGCTGAACGGCACCTTGCGCGTGCCGGCCGCCGGGTCCTCCGGGTTATTCACCGCGTCCATCTCCTCAACCTTGCCCTCGGGATAGTTCTCGACGATGAGCTTGAGCGGGCGCAGGACGGCCATGCGGCGCAGGGCGCGCTTGTTGAGGTCGTCGCGGACGCAGTGCTCGAGCAGGGCCAGCTCGACCGTATTGTCGTTCTTGGTCACGCCGATGCGGTCGCAGAAGTCCCGCAGCGCCGCGGGCGTATAGCCGCGGCGG harbors:
- a CDS encoding SDR family NAD(P)-dependent oxidoreductase produces the protein VGARAGRHAVKVAVVGATRGMGRALARLMAERGDALCLLGRDAAELEASARDLLARGARGPVATARLDLAEPAGFATALDAADRALAAFDTLVVTAGDFAPQESLERDPERLGRLLDVNFTATAVLCQQAAERLAGRGGGTVCAFSSVAGDRARRSNYLYGASKAGLSAFLEGLHLAYADRGVRVVCVRPGFVKTAMTAGLPVPPFAGEPDAVARVVLRAIDRGTPVVYAPPIWRWVMLAIRLLPRAVMRRVRF